CAGGATGGCGCGTTCCTCGATCATGCGCGCCTGCTCCTTCGTCGCCCGCTGGATGCCGAACACGGCGGCGGCTTCCGGATTGGCGGCGCGGCCGATCTCGCCCGGATCGGAATCCATCCACAGGAGTCCGGACTCGACCGCCTCGTCGTCGGCCGTGTCGAGCAGTTCGAAGATACCCGCGCGATCGGGGATGATCCAGACCGGCAGGTCGGCGGCCTCGGGCATGCCGTCGCGCTTCACCTCGAAGCCGAGTTCCAGCACGCCGGCGACGAAGGCGCGCGTCTCGTCGCGGTCGTGGATGTCGGGCGCGGCGATGAGCCGGACGGCGGTCGGACGCGGCGCGACGGTCTCGCGCCCGGCCAGCGCCTTTTCGATGTAGGGCGACAGCATGGACTGCACGAGCCCGCCGTAATCCATCTCGAATCGCATCACGTCGCCGACCGCGAATTTCTTCGCCTCGGTGATGTCGACGATCAGATGGTCGCTCGACGCAGTGACGATCTCGACATTGCGGTGGCGCGGCTTCAGGCCCTCCGGCCGCATGTCGACCCGTCCGAGGTTGACGATGCCGCGCAGCCGCGCGCCGCGATCCTCGAAGACGACGCGATTGCCGAAGGCGTCGGGCCCGGTCTCGCCGTCCGGCAGCGAGTGCTTGGTCTTGATCTCGACCAGCTCCGCCTCCAGCGTGAAGGCGCCGTCGTCATAGCCGGCCAGCACGCCGCCGGTGAAGGAGTTCTCGGCCCTGAGGATGGTCGAGCCGATGCGCAGCATGTTGACGCGTTCCGGCATCGTCTCCGACTGCATCAGCGCGAGGTTCGACGAGTTGCCGCCCGACACGTAGTCGAGTTTCTGGCCGAAGCGCTGCTCCAGTTCGTCGGCGAGGTTGCAGAGCTTTTCGAGCTTCTGCCGCGTCGGCATGACGCCGCTG
The window above is part of the Rhizobiaceae bacterium genome. Proteins encoded here:
- a CDS encoding alanine racemase; translation: MPAPRVVIDLDIIAENTRKVAAGLGEGVAIFGVTKATCGSPLVARAMLRGGAVGLADSRLDNVQRMRNAGITAPMLMLRIPSVSEAPEVVRLCDISLNSEAAVLDALAGAAEEQGVVHDVILMLEMGDRREGVPPEDLIPLAATAMKEPSLRLAGIGANFMCASGVMPTRQKLEKLCNLADELEQRFGQKLDYVSGGNSSNLALMQSETMPERVNMLRIGSTILRAENSFTGGVLAGYDDGAFTLEAELVEIKTKHSLPDGETGPDAFGNRVVFEDRGARLRGIVNLGRVDMRPEGLKPRHRNVEIVTASSDHLIVDITEAKKFAVGDVMRFEMDYGGLVQSMLSPYIEKALAGRETVAPRPTAVRLIAAPDIHDRDETRAFVAGVLELGFEVKRDGMPEAADLPVWIIPDRAGIFELLDTADDEAVESGLLWMDSDPGEIGRAANPEAAAVFGIQRATKEQARMIEERAILALTMEDVDLVGIREAARKAIQRVTQTTDGFALVLNASVARGMGDDPREAGLSYRECSAMMERVAASQELRAIVLSGMGESPTPGALDAAFGYLLSALGKRILGGRAE